From one Microbacter margulisiae genomic stretch:
- the nspC gene encoding carboxynorspermidine decarboxylase → MIDYTQIPSPCFVLDEKRLRENLTLIRSVKEHAQVEIILAFKAFAMWSVFPVIREYIRYSTASSVAEAQLAFEEMGNQAHTYAPVYSDREFPSILRYSSHVTFNSLSQFEHFYPQTQQAEHPVSCGLRINPEYSSVSTDLYNPCSPGSRLGVTAGQLEDSLPAGIDGLHFHTLCESQAEDLEQTLAAVEAKFGHLFNRIQWLNMGGGHLMTRKGYDVEQLIHILKTFQAKYPHLQLILEPGSAFAWETGELVSTVLDVVDNHGIKTAMLDVSFACHMPDCLEMPYKPKILGAGEPVPGKPVYRMGGNSCLSGDYVGDWSFDKPLQPGDRIVFMDMMHYTMVKTTYFNGVTHPSIGIWRPDNRFQLVREFGYEDYKNRLS, encoded by the coding sequence ATGATAGATTACACACAAATACCTTCTCCCTGTTTCGTACTTGACGAAAAACGGTTACGCGAAAATTTAACCCTAATTCGCTCCGTGAAAGAGCATGCCCAAGTAGAAATCATACTGGCATTCAAAGCTTTTGCCATGTGGAGCGTCTTTCCGGTTATCCGCGAATATATCCGTTACTCCACGGCCAGCTCAGTAGCCGAAGCACAACTGGCATTTGAGGAGATGGGCAACCAGGCGCACACCTATGCCCCGGTCTATTCCGACAGGGAATTCCCGTCCATACTTCGTTACAGCAGCCACGTGACCTTTAACTCTCTGTCGCAGTTTGAGCATTTCTATCCACAAACACAACAAGCAGAACATCCCGTCTCGTGCGGACTACGCATTAACCCCGAATATTCGAGCGTCAGCACCGACCTTTACAATCCATGCTCGCCCGGGTCGCGGCTGGGAGTCACTGCCGGTCAACTGGAAGACAGCCTGCCAGCAGGCATTGACGGGCTCCATTTCCATACCCTGTGCGAATCGCAGGCCGAAGATCTGGAGCAGACATTAGCAGCAGTCGAAGCCAAGTTCGGACACTTGTTCAATCGCATCCAATGGCTCAATATGGGCGGCGGCCACCTGATGACACGCAAAGGTTATGATGTGGAACAACTGATCCACATTCTGAAAACATTTCAGGCAAAATACCCCCATCTGCAACTTATTCTCGAACCGGGAAGTGCCTTTGCCTGGGAAACCGGCGAGTTGGTGTCCACCGTGCTGGATGTGGTGGACAATCACGGCATCAAAACTGCCATGCTCGACGTATCCTTTGCCTGCCATATGCCCGACTGCCTCGAAATGCCCTACAAACCAAAGATTCTGGGAGCCGGAGAGCCTGTCCCAGGCAAACCTGTTTACCGTATGGGAGGCAACAGTTGCCTTTCAGGCGATTATGTAGGCGACTGGTCATTTGACAAACCACTGCAACCCGGCGATCGAATCGTGTTCATGGATATGATGCACTACACGATGGTGAAAACAACCTATTTCAACGGTGTCACCCATCCTTCAATAGGCATCTGGAGACCCGACAACCGGTTTCAGTTAGTCCGCGAATTCGGTTATGAAGACTATAAGAACAGGCTGTCATAA